In the genome of Nocardioides seonyuensis, one region contains:
- a CDS encoding glycosyltransferase — protein MTIGPPTRVVAVVVTFNRLELLQTLVRRLGEIPGLAEVLVIDNASSDGTDTWLAACTATGDIPVRSRSLATNRGGAGGFHDGLAWALDTGADLVWLMDDDGLPDVDCLPLLLEHRDDLDFWGPLVVDESDPRRLVFPIRLPGGAKVAHAVDDVRRAARGDRLDGIVIPFNGVLVTKELVERIGLPREEFFIWGDDHEYRLRAEESGARVATIVTAAVRHPSVGNLGTPMMWGLTTYNDSPSDLKHYCMARNNLVNLRDYRGPLHALAFVVKTVWFYTFSRPSLSRLRLSAGAMRAGIAGDFEGHRRFLR, from the coding sequence GTGACGATCGGACCCCCCACTCGCGTCGTGGCGGTCGTGGTCACCTTCAACCGTCTCGAGCTGCTCCAGACGCTCGTCCGGCGGCTGGGCGAGATCCCCGGCCTCGCCGAGGTCCTCGTCATCGACAACGCCTCCAGCGACGGCACCGACACGTGGCTGGCGGCCTGCACCGCCACCGGGGACATCCCGGTGCGGTCCCGCTCGCTGGCGACCAACCGCGGTGGCGCCGGCGGGTTCCACGACGGGCTCGCGTGGGCGCTCGACACCGGTGCCGACCTGGTGTGGCTGATGGACGACGACGGCCTGCCCGACGTCGACTGCCTCCCGCTGCTCCTCGAGCACCGCGACGACCTCGACTTCTGGGGCCCGCTCGTCGTCGACGAGTCCGACCCGAGACGTCTGGTCTTCCCCATCCGGCTTCCCGGCGGCGCCAAGGTCGCCCACGCCGTCGACGACGTACGACGAGCCGCACGCGGCGACCGCCTCGACGGGATCGTGATCCCCTTCAACGGCGTCCTCGTCACCAAGGAGCTCGTCGAGAGGATCGGCCTGCCCCGCGAGGAGTTCTTCATCTGGGGTGACGACCACGAGTACCGCCTGCGCGCGGAGGAGTCGGGGGCGCGGGTGGCCACCATCGTCACCGCGGCTGTGCGTCACCCCAGCGTGGGCAACCTCGGCACCCCCATGATGTGGGGCCTCACGACCTACAACGACTCGCCCAGCGACCTCAAGCACTACTGCATGGCCCGCAACAACCTCGTCAACCTGCGCGACTACCGCGGGCCCCTGCACGCGCTGGCCTTCGTCGTGAAGACAGTGTGGTTCTACACGTTCAGCCGGCCGAGCCTCTCCCGGCTGCGCCTGAGCGCGGGCGCGATGCGGGCCGGGATCGCCGGTGACTTCGAGGGCCACCGGAGGTTCCTGCGATGA
- a CDS encoding LCP family protein: MSFPPTTRSPGFTTLDRAQRVRFRRAVTLIVMTLLLPGSAQLVQGNRRVGRIALRTWLALVVLGVAAAASSYLWNGVAFWAGTNTALLLALRLALMALAVGWAYLFIDAWRLGQPLTLQRQQRLAVVGVNGFLCFSVAGALLFSAHVVGVQRDFMISMFGNGDAVGAHAGRYNILLMGGDSGAGRWGLRPDSMTVASVDAETGKTLLISLPRNMQNFPFAEGSVLDEKFPNGFDVEGQYLNSLSTWALDHAELFKGSKSPGVDATVMGIEGITGLEINYWAMVNLEGFKDLVDAVGGVTLNVRQPIPVGLPHEEHFHYIKAGKRKLGGHDTLWFARAREGSDDYSRMARQKCVMNAMLQQVSPQTALSNFEAIAKASSQMVSTSVPRSEVGKFVDLAMKAKSQKVATLSLVPPMINTADPDIPLVHAKVAEAIARAEGEKPAPVEEVAAAPATEEAAGTVVAEPKKATPPAAPPAVTGGSVGSLSQGYAANQAEDLGAAC; encoded by the coding sequence ATGTCGTTCCCGCCGACGACCCGGTCGCCGGGCTTCACCACCCTCGACCGGGCCCAGCGCGTGCGTTTCCGTCGTGCCGTGACCCTGATCGTGATGACCCTCCTCCTGCCTGGGTCGGCCCAGCTGGTCCAGGGCAACCGCCGTGTCGGTCGCATCGCCCTGCGGACCTGGCTGGCCCTGGTGGTGCTCGGGGTCGCGGCGGCCGCGTCGTCGTACCTCTGGAACGGCGTCGCGTTCTGGGCGGGCACCAACACCGCCCTCCTGCTGGCACTGCGCCTGGCCCTGATGGCGCTGGCGGTGGGTTGGGCCTACCTGTTTATCGACGCCTGGCGCCTGGGCCAGCCGCTCACGCTGCAGCGCCAGCAGCGCCTCGCGGTGGTGGGCGTCAACGGCTTCCTGTGCTTCAGCGTCGCGGGCGCCCTGCTCTTCAGCGCGCACGTCGTGGGGGTGCAGCGTGACTTCATGATCTCGATGTTCGGCAACGGCGACGCCGTGGGGGCGCACGCCGGTCGCTACAACATCCTGCTGATGGGCGGCGACTCCGGAGCCGGTCGCTGGGGCCTGCGCCCGGACTCCATGACGGTGGCGAGCGTCGATGCCGAGACGGGCAAGACCCTCTTGATCTCCCTGCCGCGCAACATGCAGAACTTCCCCTTCGCCGAGGGCTCCGTGCTGGACGAGAAGTTCCCGAACGGGTTCGACGTCGAGGGCCAGTACCTCAACAGCCTCTCCACCTGGGCCCTGGACCACGCCGAGCTCTTCAAGGGGTCCAAGAGCCCCGGGGTCGACGCCACCGTCATGGGCATCGAGGGGATCACCGGACTCGAGATCAATTACTGGGCGATGGTCAACCTCGAAGGCTTCAAGGACCTCGTCGACGCCGTCGGGGGAGTGACCCTGAACGTCCGCCAGCCCATCCCTGTCGGGCTGCCGCACGAGGAGCACTTCCACTACATCAAGGCCGGCAAGCGAAAGCTCGGCGGGCACGACACCCTGTGGTTCGCACGCGCCCGCGAGGGTTCCGACGACTACTCGCGCATGGCCCGCCAGAAGTGCGTGATGAACGCGATGCTCCAGCAGGTCAGCCCGCAGACGGCGCTGAGCAACTTCGAGGCCATCGCCAAGGCCAGCTCGCAGATGGTCTCCACCAGCGTCCCACGCAGCGAGGTGGGCAAGTTCGTCGACCTGGCGATGAAGGCGAAGAGCCAGAAGGTCGCGACCCTGTCGCTCGTGCCGCCGATGATCAACACCGCCGACCCCGACATCCCGCTCGTGCACGCCAAGGTCGCCGAGGCCATCGCGCGTGCCGAGGGCGAGAAGCCCGCGCCCGTCGAGGAGGTCGCGGCCGCGCCCGCGACCGAGGAGGCCGCAGGCACGGTGGTCGCCGAGCCGAAGAAGGCCACCCCGCCGGCAGCACCTCCAGCGGTCACCGGAGGATCGGTCGGATCGCTCTCCCAGGGTTACGCCGCCAACCAGGCCGAGGACCTCGGCGCCGCCTGCTGA